The segment TTCATAACCAGCTGCATAATGACTGTCTAGACGATTCTTATACTCGTCAGACTTCTTAAAAGCAGCAATTGCTTCTTCACGTGCCTTCTCCAAGGACGAGGTAAGCTCTGCAACTTGTCCTTCTAGATGGACGATGCGGGTATCCTTCTCTAAGTTGTCAGCTTTGAGCTCCTCAACATCGTTCTTCAGCTTCGTCTCGCTTCCCAGCAGACGATTAAAGTCCTCGGTCAACCTAATGACCTCCCCCTTCTTGGATAAGACCTCATGGCTTAGCTCCTTAGCCTTATCCTTGGCAGTCTTGGCCTCTGTAGCAAGCTCCTTGGCCTGGCAAGTCGCTGTATAAAACTTTGACATAGCCTGCATTTGGACGAAAAGGAGTTAGACATTTCATTCAAAGTTAAATGTTTACACACAAggacgagaaaaaaaaaacttaccttGAAAAGGTCATGGATGCCAGAACGCTCAAACTCCTTCACTGACATGTTGTAACATTCGTTAACTTCATGATCAGTGACGATCCCTTTGAACGTCCTCCATGCATAACCCTCGTCCAGAACCAAATTAGAGGGATGATCAGAAGGCTCAGACGGGCTAGGCTTGTAAGAAGTTTTGGGAGCAGGGGGAGGATCAGACTGGACAGGATGAACTATTTGGACGGGCTCCACGTCCACAGGCTCGTCCAAGTTCACTGTTGGTGGTACGAACTTTGGAACCTTGGGAAGGGAATTCTTACTTAGTTTTTGCTTCTTGTGGCCACGACGACTGGGAAGGTCGTCCAGGTCCACATTGCTTGAAATACCCTTGGACTTCCTCTTCCCAGCCTGGACGGAAGCCACTTTGGGAGTTGGAGCAGCAACATCCTCGTCCCCGCTAGCCActgttttttccttgttttcccTCATTGTGCTTATCCCTATGACGAGAAAAATTaatcagaaaaattaaaaaaaaaaaaaaaaaaaaaagaagagctgAAATAATAGAATATTATGGACGACACTTACTTCGACGAGTGACCTCCTCGTGACTTAGGTTCTCAGCCGTAGGAAGTGGACCAAGTCCCCAAGTTGCTAGACGACTAAGAGTAACTAAGTCGTGGAAAGTCCTTCCTGGAAAGGTGCGAACCACGTCTATCCGGTCCAAGGAAAACTTGTCCAAGCGTGGACGAACAACAGCTGCATCACCAAGATAAATGGTTAGACGAGTAACAGATAAGAAATTTTAAGGGACAAACAGGgtaaaatggaaagaaagacataccctcaggacgaagacgacctagagggctggtaaaaggtgggaagaggggaatacccacatcagctgggtccccagcccaatttccagaaataataaaaaattcttttttccaaagccGGTCAGACGAACTACGGCCCGTTATTAAACTGTAATATGTACCTCTGGACGAAAACTGGTAGAACCCAGCAGATTTTTTGATCTCTGAGGGTTTATAGcagtaaaggaactcgtccactgtaatTGGACGGTTCCCTTCCAATGCCTCACGCCATAATACTTGCATGGCAACAATCGTCCTCCAGCCATTGGGATTGAGCTGGTTTGGCCCAATACCCAACCTTTGGAGGAGTTCTCTGCAGAAAGAGTTTAAGGGAAACCTAAGGCCAGCTAATAGGTAAGAAGTATATACCCCTAAGCCAGAGGAAGGGGAACAACACCATTCACCAGGCTGGGGTAGACGAGGGTTAAGCTCTTTAGGGATTTGGTATCTATCTACAAGAGTTTTTAACTTAGCGCCGTCTAAGGTGGATGCTACCTCTGGGGCACAACTATAGATTACATCCTCTTCGTCCTCCTCCTCGTCTTGAGGAGGACTAGATGGCTCTCTGGACGAACTAGCCTTAGATCCAGAAGCTGCCCTACGTCGTTGTTCCTGAAATTCCTCTAAAGGAATGCCAGGAACCCCAGACGAGTAATGCTCGTCTGAGGAATCACTACAGGACGAACTACTTATACTACCCTCACTCTCAGAGCCGTCCAGGTAGtcgtctatctctctctctaaactagaCGATGAAGACATGTTTGGAATGTAGAAGACTTAAAATGagagcctaaaaaaaaaaaaaaaaagaagaaatacctGATGAAACTAGGACGAGAGCTAGACGAGAATCTTGGACGAATTGGCagaagagagaatgaggaaaaaagtgaggggcatgaaagagaatgtactatttataggccccagCAACAGGGTCAACGAAACGACGTTCGCCACTCAGAGACAGACACGTGGCGATTCTtttgggaaacgagatcgacaGGACTGGCCAACCAACAGTCTCGCGACACGTGGCGTacgaaaaagtgaaatttagCCAAAATCACAACGATGTCCTGGACGACCCTTTGAACAAAGGGGCAACTGATAGAGAAgcggaaaataatccatctccagCTCGTCCAAAGGGTTCGTCCAGAGCCTACAGCGCAGATTGATCCAAGAGTCAACCCAGAAGAAGGAGAGACGTCCATTAAATAATAGCACCACTCCATAAGTTTAAGTCTCCCAAGGACGAAAAGATCGTCCATGAGGTTCGTCCATGAGAAGTCGTCAAATATCCTTGGACGACTAAACCACCCTACACCAGACGGACGAACCCTCAACACTTAGACTTTCAGCAACCCTCAACTATCTCGACAAACCCTTCGAATAAATTAACCTCCATTTAGCAGTTACCATTTTATATCCGTTGAGGGAGGTTACTCCGGAGTTGTTGGATTCCACAAAACCTGGGGAGGTTATCGAACAAATAACCGCCCCTGGCTCCCTATATAAGAGACCGGTCTGGACCCGACAGAGGTAAGTCTTTTCTCTCAGACACatttccaaaacacttggaACTTATTCTTCTACAAATCTAACTTCGccatcggagggggttcgaccggtcttctccggtctcctcttttGATCGCATTCTCTTCCTTGCAGGCCATCAATCGCTTGaacagcccaccgaagccaggccaTTCTACCTTACTGATTTCGAACATTatcaatatatttaatattaaaataaataaatatagtaatatatagagagggtgcgGTGCAGTGCAATTTTCTTATGATAAAACCGCAAACCGCACTGCACCATGAGGTgtggtgcggtgcggtgcaCTATTACTTGTAGTGCGGTGCGGTTATGCCATTTTACGGGCGGTTTTGGTGCAATTTTTGCGGTTTGTGCAATTTGGTGAACACCCTTAGATGTGAGGATTAGTGGTGCAAAGGATGCCTATAAACTTCAgtcttttgtcctttttttttttcttctacaaAATTTGCAATTCTACTTTGGAGACCAATCACTCATCTACTCTGGAGAGCAATGAGAAGcgttttaatagtttttttttttttttttaaagagagtttcTACCTAAAGCATCTGCTtttgataataactctttatcagtTTTAATAGATGTTTTAAATGTCTTAAAagtaagaaattaagaatatttttttttaaagtaatagaCTTCGGCTTTATGAGAGCTCCTAATGTCTAGTTTTAAATGCCTTAGAagtaagaaattaagaatactTCTTTTAGAAGTAATATACTTCGGATTTATAAGGCGTCTT is part of the Quercus robur chromosome 9, dhQueRobu3.1, whole genome shotgun sequence genome and harbors:
- the LOC126700666 gene encoding uncharacterized protein LOC126700666, with protein sequence MSVKEFERSGIHDLFKAMSKFYTATCQAKELATEAKTAKDKAKELSHEVLSKKGEVIRLTEDFNRLLGSETKLKNDVEELKADNLEKDTRIVHLEGQVAELTSSLEKAREEAIAAFKKSDEYKNRLDSHYAAGYEDFRADAKDAYPDLDFNSFKLPLATESSVLQTSSEDVNIMDDANTEVTQDEPK